CATCGCAACCTGGGGGGAGAGTCAGGATGAGGCATAAAAAACGGCGGGGACTAAAGTCCCCGCCCTACATTTAACGTATCCAGGTCCTCAACCAGCCCCCCAACCGGCGGCCCGTGGAAGGGCCGCCCTACATTAAGCGAAACCGACCTCTCAACCGTCGCGGCGGACGGTTTGGACGAGCTCGCCGTCGGGGCCGTAGATGTTCGCGATGAGCGGCGCATGGCCGACGGCGTGTGTGGCGCAGGCGTGGCACGGGTCGTAGGGCCGGAAGGCCATCTCGACCATGTTCAACAGGCCGTCGTCCACCTTGCCGCCCTTGATGACGGCCTTGGCCGCCTTCTCCACACTCATGGCCATGGGGGCGGCGTTGTGGTTGGTGGCCACGATGAGGTTGACCCGCGTCAGGATGCCGTCGGGGTCGGTCCAGTAGTGGTGGATGAGCGTCCCGCGCGGCGCCTCGACGATGCCCACGCCCTCGGACGGGGTTTTGGTCGGGAGGTTGCGGATGTCGTCGGAGGTGATTTCTTCGTCCTCCAGGAGGGTGACCATCTCCTCGGCGGCCTGGAGCGCCTCGACGAGACGGGCCCAGTGGAAGGCCAGGGTGTTGTGGGCCGGCTTGCCGCCCAGGGTGGCGAAGAGCTTGTCGTGGTGCTCCTGGGCCTTGGGGGTGCGCATGCCCTCGGCGGCGTTCAGACGGGCCAGCGGGGCCACGCGGTAAACGCCGGACTCGGGGCCGTCAACGAAGCCCTTCCATCCGACTTTTTTCAAAAACGGGAAGGTGATGTAGCTCCACGGCTCGACGTGCTCGGAGATGTGGTCGGTGTACTCGCGCGGCTCGAAGAGGGTGAACTCCTTGCCCGCGGGGTCCACCACGCGGACCCGCCGCTCGTAGAAGTCCACGTTCTTGTTGTCGTCCACCAGGCCCATGTAGTAGGTCTTGTGGGTGTAGCCGTCGGAGAGGATGAGGTCCACGTAAGCCTTGTTCGCCAGGACGATGTCGGCGAAGGCCGCCAGGGCGAACTCGGCGAAGCCGACGGCCTCCTTGGCCACCTCGAGGAACTGCTTGCGCTCGTCCTCGTTTATGCCGCGGGAGACGCCGCCGGGGAGACCGAAGACGGGGTGAATCACCTTGCCGCCGATGGTCTGGATGATGTTGCGGGTCTCGCGGCGGATTTTGATGAGCTTGCCGGCTACCTCGAGGCCGACCTTGCCGATGACGCCGAGGATGTTGCGCTCGGCGGCGGGGGCGGTGGGGCCGACGATGAAGTCGGGGCCGCCCAGGAAAAAGAAGTGCAGGTTGTGGTCCTCGAAGTAGAAGGTGTTGTAGACGAGCCGGCGGATG
This is a stretch of genomic DNA from bacterium. It encodes these proteins:
- a CDS encoding Ni/Fe hydrogenase subunit alpha — translated: MSTRVTINPITRLEGHGKIEIFLNDAGDVERAFFQVPEVRGFETFCIGRPSEEMPRITERICGVCPTAHHMASTKCLDDLWGVEPTRAARLIRRLVYNTFYFEDHNLHFFFLGGPDFIVGPTAPAAERNILGVIGKVGLEVAGKLIKIRRETRNIIQTIGGKVIHPVFGLPGGVSRGINEDERKQFLEVAKEAVGFAEFALAAFADIVLANKAYVDLILSDGYTHKTYYMGLVDDNKNVDFYERRVRVVDPAGKEFTLFEPREYTDHISEHVEPWSYITFPFLKKVGWKGFVDGPESGVYRVAPLARLNAAEGMRTPKAQEHHDKLFATLGGKPAHNTLAFHWARLVEALQAAEEMVTLLEDEEITSDDIRNLPTKTPSEGVGIVEAPRGTLIHHYWTDPDGILTRVNLIVATNHNAAPMAMSVEKAAKAVIKGGKVDDGLLNMVEMAFRPYDPCHACATHAVGHAPLIANIYGPDGELVQTVRRDG